A genomic stretch from Sebastes fasciatus isolate fSebFas1 chromosome 23, fSebFas1.pri, whole genome shotgun sequence includes:
- the e2f7 gene encoding transcription factor E2F7, protein MEVECLALKDLTSPRKSFTVKEEEEEEEEEDGGQSEQKENICTERRRSTPLKSAESPVPALLMSKKGTVPDLAHITPIKHTALAEPWTPTANLKMLISAASPDIRDREMKKVLFRPIENEKDQPASPDAVAEDTEVEDSCQFEAADEEDDADKKPSRKQKSLGLLCQKFLALYPDYPPLHSPIWISLDEVATSLGVERRRIYDIVNVLESLMIVGRIAKNSYTWYGRLRLEATLEELQRRGRQQGYHLQMDLPAETREAGPGREDDGAEGDAGNAGGNRKDKSLRIMSQKFVMLFLVSKTQTVTLDAAAKILIEESQDSSSHSKYKTKVRRLYDIANVLTSLGLIKKVHVREERGRKPAFKWLGPVEFKSSANAAVGNTVNMAAVALPEATQPMAGQDLRRAKMARHASFNITPTSVAVRRLVNSAPSSPRRDLTGLPNQPVDYSRKTTSNNAVCRLQFGNSSDNRPAFSSGPLAPSSTHPALLAPSLHPEHLFTSSSSSSSRHCLAYLPSLSQPSVVMLYQVPEGQRSPRLESEEGRKRRREEREEEGTVVKKKGTSGLEECDEMRAEPRGEAADCSQTGNTRTSPGHLSGLSRERLLDESLGGNSSSCSEPVQPSHYLYVPNNAGLNSLNFLLSASQSPAGLALPPSGVPTLALPYVLLPSAALSHYPLVAGGLQQQGSEAHNKLSFSLPAVMSPHTHFMVGAAPYGLTAASEISRSPVPSPSPPEQSRLYGSGIPHSPSGPRQTVSINPPEQLTPHTPKETTPKSSKAFFQTPGTLGCVVGAAPAARKRGSAQRRLDVGHPPTNRLDM, encoded by the exons ATGGAAGTTGAATGTCTGGCACTGAAAGACCTCACAAGTCCCAGGAAAAGTTTCActgtgaaggaggaggaggaggaagaggaggaggaagatggggGCCAAAGTGAACAAAAG GAAAACATCTgcacagagaggagaagatCCACGCCGCTGAAATCTGCCGAGTCCCCCGTCCCCGCTTTGCTGATGAGCAAAAAAGGCACCGTCCCCGACCTggcccacatcacccccatcaAACACACGGCGCTGGCCGAGCCCTGGACGCCCACCGCCAATCTGAAGATGCTGATCAGCGCCGCGAGCCCGGACATCCGGGACAGAGAAATGAAGAAGGTGCTGTTCAGGCCCATAGAGAACGAGAAGGACCAGCCGGCGAGTCCAGATGCTGTGGCGGAGGATACAGAGGTGGAAGACTCTTGTCAG TTTGAAGCCGCTGACGAAGAGGACGACGCCGACAAAAAGCCGAGCAGGAAGCAGAAGAGTCTGGGTCTGCTGTGCCAGAAGTTCCTGGCCCTCTACCCCGATTATCCGCCGCTACACAGCCCCATCTGGATCTCTCTGGATGAGGTGGCGACCAGTCTTG GAGTGGAGCGGCGGCGCATCTACGACATCGTCAACGTGCTGGAGTCGCTCATGATCGTGGGCCGGATAGCCAAGAACAGCTACACCTGGTACGGCCGCCTGCGGCTGGAGGCCacgctggaggagctgcagcggAGGGGTCGGCAGCAGGGCTACCACCTCCAGATGGATCTGCCCGCCGAGACCAGGGAGGCCGGACCGGGGCGCGAGGACGACGGAGCGGAAGGAGACGCCGGCAACG CTGGTGGCAACAGGAAAGACAAATCCCTGCGCATCATGAGCCAGAAGTTCGTCATGCTGTTCCTGGTGTCCAAAACTCAGACGGTTACTCTGGACGCGGCGGCGAAGATCCTCATCGAGGAGAGCCAGGACTCGTCGAGTCACAGCAAGTACAAAA CTAAGGTGCGGCGACTGTACGACATCGCAAATGTGCTGACCAGCCTGGGCCTCATAAAGAAGGTCCATGTCCGAGAGGAGAGAGGCAGGAAGCCGGCCTTCAAGTGGCTCGGCCCCGTTGAGTTCAAAAGCTCGGCAAATGCTG CTGTAGGAAATACTGTGAACATGGCGGCTGTCGCTCTGCCTGAGGCCACACAGCCAATGGCAGGCCAGGACCTCAGAAGAGCCAAGATGGCTCGGCACGCCTCTTTCAACATCACGCCGACCTCTGTGGCCGTACGGCGGCTGGTCAACTCTGCACCCAGCAGTCCACGGCGAGACCTCACGG GTCTTCCAAACCAGCCGGTGGATTATTCCAGAAAGACGACGAGCAACAACGCAGTGTGTCGACTGCAGTTTGGAAACAGCTCAGA TAACCGTCCCGCCTTCAGCAGCGGCCCGCTGGCTCCGTCCTCCACCCATCCCGCCCTGCTGGCGCCATCCCTCCACCCAGAGCACCtcttcacttcctcctcctcctcctcctctcgccACTGCTTGGCCTACCTGCCCAGCCTGTCCCAGCCGTCGGTGGTCATGCTGTACCAGGTGCCCGAAGGTCAGAGGTCGCCCAGGTTGGAGtctgaggaggggaggaagagaaggagggaagAACGGGAAGAGGAGGGGACGGTGGTGAAGAAGAAGGGAACGTCTGGGTTAGAGGAATGTGACGAG ATGAGAGCTGAACCTCGCGGTGAAGCAGCAGACTGTTCTCAGACGGGTAACACCAGGACCTCTCCCGGTCACCTATCAGGCCTCTCCAGAGAGCGGCTGCTGGATGAGAGTCTAGGcggcaacagcagcagctgcagcgaGCCCGTCCAACCATCACACTACCTCTACGTACCCAACAACGCAG GTCTGAATAGCCTCaacttcctcctctctgccagCCAGTCACCAGCCGGTCTCGCACTTCCTCCCAGCGGTGTTCCCACCCTGGCGCTGCCGTACGTCCTGCTGCCGTCCGCGGCCCTCTCCCACTACCCCCTGGTGGCCGGCGGTCTACAACAGCAAGGCTCTGAGGCCCACAACAAACTGAGCTTCAGCCTGCCAGCTGTGATGTCACCACACACCCACTTTATGGTGGGGGCGGCGCCATACGGCCTGACGGCGGCATCAGAGATCAGCAGGTCCCCGGTTCCATCGCCATCTCCTCCAGAACAGAGCCGGCTGTACGGGTCGGGCATTCCTCATTCACCCTCAGGACCGCGTCAGACTGTCAGCATCAACCCACCGGAACAACTG acTCCACATACTCCGAAGGAAACCACGCCAAAGTCCTCCAAGGCGTTCTTCCAGACGCCCGGCACGCTGGGATGTGTCGTCGGCGCCGCGCCGGCTGCCCGAAAAAGAGGCTCGGCACAAAGGAGACTGGACGTCGGCCACCCGCCAACCAACCGGTTAGACATGTGA